Below is a window of Arabidopsis thaliana chromosome 2, partial sequence DNA.
TGATGccatcatttttaatataactATAGTCGACGAAAATTTCAAGAGTGTTGAGCGGATAAAGCATAGAGAGGCATTTTCGGATAACACTCGTGGTTATAAAGTATATGATGATATCTATGTAGAATTACCGATAAGAAATGCCATATATTATGGAGGTCCAGGGAATATCTAAAAAGCGAGAAAATAAATCTGTAAAAGTTATAAACAAATTCTATAAAAGCAGCTTGTAACCAAGCATCTAAAATTCATtattcatctttcttctttttcattgtagattatatatatgaacaaaaacaatttactaGAGAAATGTCCGTAAGTTTGATGAGGGCATATAGCTGTAGTCTTTTTTACTACTAATAACATTTTAACTTTTACAAATAAActtgtaaagaaaaatgtcACCCAAAGAATTAtgggagaaaaacaaaactatatttgtCACGCTCACTTAGTCACTATGTTTGTTAACATTCTTCTTTGAAAGTAACGTAATCATGAACTCATCTTCGATAAATTATCTAGAAGTTCTCCTAATGATGATAGCAAAAGACATATTTATGAATGGATAAATGGACAAGAAAAGGAGGACCAATGCATTCCAAACCATGGACATAATGCACAAGGAAGCTAGCTATCCAACATCATGATGGGTTAAGCCGTTGCAAGGAATGATTGTATGCAACTTTAATGCAATATAATCATGGAATGATATGACCTGATCACATGAGCTAGCTGGATCTTGCGAAATGAACGTGAGTGCTACATTCTCTCGTTGTCAACAAGACTGCCACAAACAAATTCGGCACTGGAAGCGAAGGAAATCTTTTCCATGCAATTCAACCGATTTGGTGTCAAGGACACTGATTGGTTGTCATGGATGAAGACTACAACTCTTACTAGGTTCTTTAAATAAATCCGATATGGTTCGACCGGAATACACCAGTTCAAAAACAGATATTTGACTCTGGAAAGTATTTCACTTGCCCCTTCTCGCCAAGTAAAAAGGACTAGTGGATCAGGCCTAGTCAACTTTCCTAACATATTATTTATACTATTTGAACATTTTTGatcctttttctctaaaatttcTCTATTTCTGTTGTAGCACCTGAAATGTCACAAAACCAACTCGACGGATACTTGAAACATTTTGTAGACGCTAAACTCGacgaaaaactcaaaatacaATGAAAACACAAAGACTTTAAAAAGTAGTAAAACGCAAGAgtatataaaatttggttattacattaaagaaacataaaagaaattgtgacttcatttgtatttaattataatcatttttaataaaattatagctGTCAAAATATAGTTATCTATTTTATGTTTACGGTAATGTATTGTAACATTCagtatttaaataataaattagaaatttaaaatatatcatatctaaaataattcaactaaattaaaataacaaaatcgtTATATTCAATTATAACAGgattatagataaataattatatacaaaaacaatgatattatttattcgtaaatatttaatttcatttataagtttcattttattttttaattaaaaaatatatgtttataatgGATCCGATAAGGCCCTAATAAGTTAAAAGGCTCACCCAATAATACAAAAGGCccataatataaaaaaaaaaaaacagagagagagagagacaaaacaCTGAAACAGTGCAGCCAAACAGAAGATGTCGTGAATCGTAATTCAGGATTAGGTTTACTCTCTCTTCCAAACTCCGCCcaatctctctccctctctccgCCGCGTGCAACTGTAACAGCTAACTAACggtactctgtttcttccttactctcatcgtcttcttcgttgtGTGTTTCTCACTTAGAAGATGAGTAACCAAACCACTTGCAATGATCGAACAAGAACGTATTGGACTCCAACAATGGAACGCTTCTTTATAGATCTTATGTTAGAGCATTTACACAGAGGAAACAGAACCGGTCACACTTTCAATAAGCAAGCTTGGAACGAGATGCTTACTGTTTTCAATTCCAAATTCGGGTCACAGTATGATAAAGACGTTTTGAAAAGCCGGTATACTAATCTTTGGAAACAGTATAATGATGTCAAGTGTCTTCTTGATCATGGTGGTTTTGTTTGGGATCAGACTCATCAAACTGTGATTGGTGATGATAGTCTTTGGAGTTTGTATCTTAAGGTATAAAAAAAGTTCAGAGTTTTCTACGTTTTCGTTATATGATTCTGACTGGTGGTTTGTGATTTTTATAGGCTCATCCTGAAGCGCGTGTTTATAAGACAAAACCGGTGTTGAATTTTAGtgatttgtgtttgatttaCGGGTATACTGTTGCTGATGGGAGATATAGTATGTCAAGTCATGATTTAGAGATTGAAGATGAGATCAATGGTGTGTTTTTACCAAAACTATTGTTTAATGCTTACTTAGTTTTTGGATTGGTTGGTTACAATgcgagttttttttgtaggtgaAAGTGTTGTTTTATCGGGTAAAGAAAGCTCGAAAACTGAGTGGACTTTGGAAATGGATCAATACTTTGTTGAGATTATGGTTGATCAAATCGGTAGAGGTAACAAGACTGGTAATGCTTTTAGTAAACAAGCATGGATAGATATGCTTGTTTTGTTCAATGCTAGATTTAGTGGTCAGTATGGGAAAAGGGTGTTGAGGCACCGGTACAATAAGTTGTTGAAGTACTATAAAGATATGGAAGCTATTTTGAAAGAAGACGGGTTTTCGTGGGATGAAACTCGGCTAATGATATCTGCGGATGATGCCGTTTGGGATTCTTACATCAAGGTTAGGCTAatatatctcttcttcaagaagttttgatctttaCTAAATTAGTTTTAATCTAGATGTGGTGATGCAGGATCACCCGCTTGCGAGAACTTATAGGATGAAATCTTTACCGAGCTACAACGATTTGGACACAATATTTGCCTGTCAAGCTGAGCAAGGGACAGATCACAGAGATGATGGTTCGGCTGCACAAACAAGTGAGACTAAGGCCAGCCAAGAGCAGAATTCTGACCGTACAAGGATATTTTGGACACCGCCAATGGACTACCATCTAATTGACTTATTAGTGGAGCAAGTGAACAATGGGAATAGAGTAGGGCAGACTTTCATAACGAGTGCTTGGAATGAAATGGTTACAGCTTTCAATGCCAAATTCGGATCTCAACACAACAAAGACGTTTTGAAGAATCGGTACAAACATTTGAGGAGGTTATACAACGAcataaagtttcttcttgagCAAAATGGGTTCTCATGGGATGCAAGGAGAGATATGGTTATTGCAGATGATGACATTTGGAATACTTATATACAGGCATGCcacattctttttctttttaagataTCAGTTATATGTTTATGCTTACAAATGAAGCATGTGCAGGCACATCCAGAAGCTAGATCATATCGAGTTAAAACTATTCCAAGTTATCCAAATCTTTGCTTCATATTTGGGAAGGAAACGTCGGATGGAAGATACACACGTTTGGCTCAAGCTTTTGATCCTAGTCCCGCAGAAACTGTGCGAATGAACGGTAAGCTTCTCTTTTGCATTGTCTTTGagatatgatatttttgtatgtaaCTCTATTTATATGAATCCTTCTCAGAAAGTGGAAGCACAGATGGATTTAAAGATACTCGCAGTTTCCAGAAGGTGGTCTATACCAGCAATGAGAAAAATGATTACCCGTGTAGTAATATCGGTCCTCCTTGTATAGAATGGACACGGGTTATGGACCACTGTCTTATTGATCTTATGCTAGAGCAGGTGAGTAGAGGGAATAAGATTGGTGAGACATTCACAGAGCAAGCTTGGGCTGACATGGCAGAATCCTTCAATGCAAAGTTCGGGTTGCAGACTGACATGTTCATGCTGGAGAATCGTTATATATTGTTGATGAAAGAGCGTGACGACATTAACAATATTCTCAACCTTGATGGCTTTACTTGGGATGTGGAGAAGCAAACCATTGTTGCAGAAGATGAATATTGGGAAGCATATATCAAGGTAAAGATGTTACACCGAACATTATAGGGATGTTTTGTTATGAAGTCATTTTAAGTGATTAGTGTCTGATGTTGCAGGAGCATCCAGATGCAACCATATATAAAGGTAAGACCTTGGATAGTTATGGCAATTTGTGCAAGCTAAATGAACATCTCTCCCAAGAAAGTTTCAATTGTGAGAATCTTATGATCGAGTTGGAAAATTATGGCAATGAGATGGAAATAGTTGATGACTTTAGTTCACCCCACAAGCAGCAGAATAAGCGACCCAACCCAATAACTCCGCCGTTGGGGATAGTAGTATGCAAGGCTCAGAAAACCGGAGTAGAGACGAGGAAGCCTCTGTGTGAAACagaaggtgatgatgatgattgcaCCAAACCCATGCCTCAGATCGAAATTTACTCGAGAATAGGAAATGCCCTTGATGCATTGCAAGCTTTGCCTGACATGGATGATGAGCTTCTGCTGGATGCTTGTGATCTTTTGGAAGATGAGAGGAAAGCAAAGACGTTCTTGGCCTTGGATGTCTCGTTACGTAGGAAATGGCTTGTAAGAAAGCTTCGTCCTTCGGCTAACGTTTGAGCTGATGGGTCTATGTTTGAAGCCAAACAATCGAGCAAGATAAAAACAAGTTTTGAGCACAACATGAGAATAGTTTTGTGATGTAACGTATTGTAAAGTTATGCATTAATCTTAGATACAAAAATCTGAAGTACAGTATGGTAGTGTAGGTCTTAACATAACCATGAACAATGAATATCATCAATTGGTATGACAAATAGCTGAGAAAAGCATCTTATTGATGTCTTCTTTATCTGCGTCCTCTGTTTCTCCCACTGtatcagaaacaaaagaagcatAATTTAGGAATATAACACAACACTACAACAGTTTTAAATACATATCACAGTTTCATTTACACGAGCAGTACCTGTTCTGGATCTAACTTGCATTGTCCACTCGTCAATGATCtgttgaaaaacaagaaacgaaAAGCAAAGAGATCATGTCCTTTGTTATATGTAGAATTTTGGATTGTTTTGCATTAGTAATGTTCTTGCCGCTATCCAATAGTATCAGTAGATATTGCACTAGCTAGAGAAAGCACTGAACAATGTGACAAACATTTCAAGCCAAAAAGAAACTCCATTGCATTACCAACGAAGAAAAGAGCACGAACCTGATTAAAATCAGCCAATGCATCATCGGTATCGCCATTCGTTGATTCTCCTAATGATGCATTCATTTTCTGAATAAGGTTACAGTTTCCAACAAGTGTAGTCTGTGCCTTATCAATCAAATCctgattataacaaaaacacacaaatcgTTTCTATAACAGTCACAGTCGAATCAGATCTTGCAAAGCCTAAGCAAAAAACTCTCAACACGAAAAATTtaacctttcttctttgcGATAGATTAAAAATCATCCTTTGATTCAAATTACATAGATGCATCGTTCATCGAGCTAAACCGAAGCTTATCTTCGAGATACGAACCTGTTTAGCAGACAATAGGTCAAGGCATTGGTGTTTAAGAAGAGTCACATCTTCCTGCAACTTCTTGATTCGCTGAATCAGCTTCATCGGATTCGCCTAAAGATGGTTAATTTGAATCCATTAGATTACATAGATCTTGGATTCAAAGTATTGAATCGAATTTTGCTTACATTAGCAGGATACATCTGCTGAAACTCCTTGTCGAGCTTggaatgaacaacagtaagaTCATGAGAAGCTCTTGAGAAAACATTTAGCAGATTGTCAAcagcttgatgatgatgattatgagtCATCTTGTTTCTAGCTCGCTCTCGCTCTCTCAATTTTACTTCTTGCTCTCActcttttagggtttatctATTTTTCCCGCCTCTTTTCTACCCAAAGAAGCGAGGGGCCTAAACGGCAGGGAGTTCTTGCCTTAACTTAAATAACAACATGATGTGTGTTAATGTTATTTTGGATGGGGAGGGGGGATGTCGAAAAAATAGGTAACTTTCAAACTTATGACGAAAATACATGAACTTTcgaaatgtcatttaaatctcaaagtttagtttaattttataataaaatggttAAGTTTTGTTGACTAAGTCATTTTAGGCATACtgttaaatttttgttgactaaaaaaataagGGAGTTAATTTTCCGTAACGTTTGGTTTAGAACAATCCCTTATAtgtatttagaaaaatacCTTATAAACTTTCTGTAACTCTATGTTGtgcttgtttctctctttaacggtttatttatttttcaaacgTTACGAAAAGTTAACTCCGTCATATTTTTGTTAGCATAAATTTATCGATATGCCTAAAATGACACAGTAAACAAAacttaactatttttttcataaaatcaaaccaaactttagaaatttaatgatACTTCGAAAGTCTATGTTTTTCCGtctcaaatttaaaagttaacgatttttttgatatttttccatttattttgttcCGTCTAATGATGTTAATAAAGGCCACTAGATGAATAATGTTTATTgccaataataataaaaaaaaacaaaagtaaagaagaaacagCATAAGCAACTCTAATGTAAATAGTTGCttcgctttttttttctttttttttttttatttgggatGAACGTGGTTGCCCATGAGGAAAAAACATGGTCGTGAATCAAATGTTGCTCACACGACCGATTCACATCCAGTTGCcttaacaaaagaagaaccaGCTTAAGATTAATGTACCATACAATTCTTCAACTTATAATCCTTAAAAATTGAGGGTTGCAAAAGAATCtagtataaattaattttcttcacGAATCACTACTTTTCCAAACATACAACTTAGCACGTTCTCTAATGTACTTAGAAGTGCCACACACGAACGCAAGTTGAGAACACAAAGCAAGACTATATAAAGGGTGTTCATGTTCAAGTCtaacataaccaaaacaaagaaataaaatagcaTAATAGGTGTAATGAGATCCTCAAGAACCATGGGAATAGAGAACTGCATAGTTTATGTTGTGGTTCTAAGTGCTATTGCGGCTACGGTGACATCATACCCTTACTCATCTCCTCAAACCCCAAGTTACAATTCTCCCAGCTATGAACACAAAGGCCCTAAGTACGCGCCACATCCAAAACCATATGTTAAAAGTTCCCCACCACCACAATACTACACTCCATCGCCAAAGGTAAACtacaaatctccaccaccaccatatgtATACAGCTCCCCACCTCCACCGTACTACTCTCCATCTCCAAAGGTAGACTACaagtccccaccaccaccatacgtctacagctccccaccaccaccgtattactctccatctccaaaggttgactacaagtctccaccaccaccatatgtATACAGCTCCCCACCTCCACCGTACTACTCTCCATCTCCAAAGGTAGACTACaagtccccaccaccaccgtacgtCTACAACTCCCCGCCCCCACCGTACTATTCTCCATCTCCAAAGGTagactacaagtctccaccaccaccgtacgtCTACAGTTCCCCACCCCCACCGTActattctccttctccaaaggtatactacaagtctccaccaccaccatacgtctacagctccccaccaccaccgtactattctccttctccaaaggtatactacaagtctccaccaccaccatacgtctacagctccccaccaccaccgtactattctccttctccaaaggtatactacaagtctccaccaccaccatacgtctacagctccccaccaccaccatactactctccttctcctaaggTTTACTACAAGTCCCCACCTCCACcgtacgtctacagctccccaccaccaccatactattctccttctcctaaggtttactacaagtccccacctccaccatacgtctacagctctccacctccaccatactactctccttctcctaaggtttactacaagtccccacctccaccatacgtctacagctccccacctccaccatactactctccttctcctaaggtttactacaagtccccacctccaccatacgtctacagctccccacctccaccatactactctccttctcctaaggtttactacaagtccccacctccaccatacgtctacagctccccacctccaccatactactctccttctccaaaggtttactacaagtctccaccaccaccatacgtctacaactctccaccaccaccatactactctccttctcctaaggtttactacaagtccccacctccaccatacgtctacagctccccacctccaccatactactctccttctcctaaggtttactacaagtctccacctccaccatacgtctacagctccccaccaccaccgtactACTCGCCTTCTCCAAAGGTTtactacaagtctccaccaccatcatacgtctacagctccccaccaccaccgtactACTCGCCTTCTCCAAAGGTTtactacaagtctccaccaccatcatacgtctacagctctccaccaccaccatactactctccttctcctaaggtttactacaagtccccacctccaccatacgtctacagctccccacctcctccatactactctccttctcctaaagTCActtacaagtctccaccaccaccatatgtcTACAAGACGCCTTactattgattttgaattgtttcCTTAACAAGAAGCATGAGtgctataattttatttatgattggttttgttgattcttctgattttgttctttgtttaaCTATCTTGTTATgctttttttaactaataaaatttggCTATCTTTTTAAATGCACTTTTTaattcctattttttttttaaattggcTCGAAATACATATTCTGTATTTCACTATctaatgattaaaaatattttggtaatgatataaagtttttatttagaaaacCATTAAGAATTTCTATATAGTTTCTTTcgttattttcttgattcctCATTTTCTCACATACATTACATAAGATACATGAAAAGTGAAGATGGTCAGGAAAGGAAGAGTTAATCAGTTAGTCAGCAGACTGGCAGCGTAAACAATTGCAGAGGAACCCAAACCCTTGAGAAAGTATTGTTTGTCGCGCTTCATATCCCATACTTACATCTATATAACATATCTCAAGCTCTTCACCTGAAAATATGCATGTAGTGTTATCAATCAAGTGAAATGCTAATTAGAAATCTTTGTTTTAAGTATAAAAGACCAAACCTTCTTCGACATCGCGTAGAGTGTTCAACCTTGCATCTGCTTTGTTCAACCAAATTATGTGTGCATTGAGATCTGTTGACATTCAAACTAgtcatcattgttttcataaatAGGTGAATATTTGTGTGGCGTGTAATACATGTCGTACCCACATAATAGATGAACTCAAAAAACTCTCAACACGAAAAAGTTAACCTTTCTTCTTCGCAATCTTATTTACGGATTTACCCATTTAATCATACCATTATATTCAATGTATATGAGAGAAACTCTATAAAACAGGACATCAATCgatcaaatttaagaaaaaaaactttaaaaagccGACTAAAAtgcaacacaaaaacaaaaaagtccGGTCTGGTTCAATTAAAATGTCCAAATCCGAAAATGCAAGTCGAACATGTAaccaaaaagttaaaaaaaaacttaaaaaaaattaaaatcatacaTTACTcaaacgacgccgtttttgGTTCTGAGTttaaagggaaaaaaaaagggttttcGACTAAagaattcttcttcatcttctgattCTCGCCGGCACTTCACCGTTTCCgccacaaaagaaaaaaaaaacaatggaggAAGTAGTGTTAGTAACAGAGCCACCACCCACGATTCCTCCGGTAGTAGAATACGAAGAAGAGCATGACgatgacgacgacgacgatctctctctttcatcgGATTCCGATATCGCTGAAGCTCTTGATTGGCTCGACGGAAAAGACGATGACGAGCTAATAGGTGGTGGCTTTTCCCTCCATGCTCGTCGTCCTAATGCTCACGGTGGACATGGTTCACGTCCTAACTCTAGTTCTCTTCAACCTATATCAAATAAAGCCCAGAAGCTTACTAGTCATGTTCGTGCTTCTCCTTTAGAGGTAACGTTTCTTATcaaattgatgttttgaatttgaaaaagcTTCTGGATTACTTATAAAGATAtgatgttttgaatttgaaaaagcTTCTGAATTGCTCATAGTCTCTGCTCAAATGAAACATTGTCAAAGCTTCTGAATTGCTTATAGGGTTTAAGTTCAGGTAGGTTTTGTACTTGTAAAGTGGAGAACTTTGTGGTATATTGTAGCTGGAAATGTGATTTGAGATAAACTGGTGATGCAGGGATGGGAAGGAAGAGTTAAAGTTGGGATGTCGAATTCTGTGACAACTGCGATTCGTGGAAGTCTTAGAGATACAGAAATTGGGAGAAGTAGGAATACTGATAAAGCTGACCGGGCAACAGTTGAACAGGTGAGGTCTAACTGTTACACAAAGATTCGACGAAGATTCGGGTCTGATCATTTATCAAGTGTTTTCTGCAATgtgttgatgttgttttgttctttgctacAGGCTCTTGATCCAAGGACTCGTATGGTTTTGTTTAGAATGCTTAACCGGGGTGTGTTTAACGATGTTAATGGATGTATTTCGACAGGCAAAGAAGTATGTCACATTCACTACTC
It encodes the following:
- the EXT6 gene encoding Proline-rich extensin-like family protein; the encoded protein is MRSSRTMGIENCIVYVVVLSAIAATVTSYPYSSPQTPSYNSPSYEHKGPKYAPHPKPYVKSSPPPQYYTPSPKVNYKSPPPPYVYSSPPPPYYSPSPKVDYKSPPPPYVYSSPPPPYYSPSPKVDYKSPPPPYVYSSPPPPYYSPSPKVDYKSPPPPYVYNSPPPPYYSPSPKVDYKSPPPPYVYSSPPPPYYSPSPKVYYKSPPPPYVYSSPPPPYYSPSPKVYYKSPPPPYVYSSPPPPYYSPSPKVYYKSPPPPYVYSSPPPPYYSPSPKVYYKSPPPPYVYSSPPPPYYSPSPKVYYKSPPPPYVYSSPPPPYYSPSPKVYYKSPPPPYVYSSPPPPYYSPSPKVYYKSPPPPYVYSSPPPPYYSPSPKVYYKSPPPPYVYSSPPPPYYSPSPKVYYKSPPPPYVYNSPPPPYYSPSPKVYYKSPPPPYVYSSPPPPYYSPSPKVYYKSPPPPYVYSSPPPPYYSPSPKVYYKSPPPSYVYSSPPPPYYSPSPKVYYKSPPPSYVYSSPPPPYYSPSPKVYYKSPPPPYVYSSPPPPYYSPSPKVTYKSPPPPYVYKTPYY
- the EXT6 gene encoding Proline-rich extensin-like family protein (Proline-rich extensin-like family protein; FUNCTIONS IN: structural constituent of cell wall; INVOLVED IN: plant-type cell wall organization; LOCATED IN: endomembrane system; EXPRESSED IN: root; CONTAINS InterPro DOMAIN/s: Extensin-like repeat (InterPro:IPR006706); BEST Arabidopsis thaliana protein match is: proline-rich extensin-like family protein (TAIR:AT5G35190.1); Has 220761 Blast hits to 34768 proteins in 1520 species: Archae - 438; Bacteria - 30458; Metazoa - 82691; Fungi - 36561; Plants - 34369; Viruses - 5711; Other Eukaryotes - 30533 (source: NCBI BLink).) — protein: MGIENCIVYVVVLSAIAATVTSYPYSSPQTPSYNSPSYEHKGPKYAPHPKPYVKSSPPPQYYTPSPKVNYKSPPPPYVYSSPPPPYYSPSPKVDYKSPPPPYVYSSPPPPYYSPSPKVDYKSPPPPYVYSSPPPPYYSPSPKVDYKSPPPPYVYNSPPPPYYSPSPKVDYKSPPPPYVYSSPPPPYYSPSPKVYYKSPPPPYVYSSPPPPYYSPSPKVYYKSPPPPYVYSSPPPPYYSPSPKVYYKSPPPPYVYSSPPPPYYSPSPKVYYKSPPPPYVYSSPPPPYYSPSPKVYYKSPPPPYVYSSPPPPYYSPSPKVYYKSPPPPYVYSSPPPPYYSPSPKVYYKSPPPPYVYSSPPPPYYSPSPKVYYKSPPPPYVYSSPPPPYYSPSPKVYYKSPPPPYVYNSPPPPYYSPSPKVYYKSPPPPYVYSSPPPPYYSPSPKVYYKSPPPPYVYSSPPPPYYSPSPKVYYKSPPPSYVYSSPPPPYYSPSPKVYYKSPPPSYVYSSPPPPYYSPSPKVYYKSPPPPYVYSSPPPPYYSPSPKVTYKSPPPPYVYKTPYY
- the EXT6 gene encoding Proline-rich extensin-like family protein; this encodes MRSSRTMGIENCIVYVVVLSAIAATVTSYPYSSPQTPSYNSPSYEHKGPKYAPHPKPYVKSSPPPQYYTPSPKVNYKSPPPPYVYSSPPPPYYSPSPKVDYKSPPPPYVYSSPPPPYYSPSPKVDYKSPPPPYVYNSPPPPYYSPSPKVDYKSPPPPYVYSSPPPPYYSPSPKVYYKSPPPPYVYSSPPPPYYSPSPKVYYKSPPPPYVYSSPPPPYYSPSPKVYYKSPPPPYVYSSPPPPYYSPSPKVYYKSPPPPYVYSSPPPPYYSPSPKVYYKSPPPPYVYSSPPPPYYSPSPKVYYKSPPPPYVYSSPPPPYYSPSPKVYYKSPPPPYVYSSPPPPYYSPSPKVYYKSPPPPYVYSSPPPPYYSPSPKVYYKSPPPPYVYNSPPPPYYSPSPKVYYKSPPPPYVYSSPPPPYYSPSPKVYYKSPPPPYVYSSPPPPYYSPSPKVYYKSPPPSYVYSSPPPPYYSPSPKVYYKSPPPSYVYSSPPPPYYSPSPKVYYKSPPPPYVYSSPPPPYYSPSPKVTYKSPPPPYVYKTPYY